One Polynucleobacter sp. MWH-Spelu-300-X4 genomic window carries:
- a CDS encoding excisionase family DNA-binding protein translates to MEVKNLENPKDYLSTRQSARYLQVSLGTVQKMVETGELLAWKTQGGHRRILTSSLEQLLKRRRLGIRQRCGAQFLLLAIMKREASFEGFSALTEHWKSEVNLHMSADSLEALMQAVSLAPDVIYIDAQISPVEQVHLTSYLSKNTHTRNIPILVEDGFLKLHPQILDISPENKVLMDSGTNSIRVGKKHKNPLIRSYKSDLLLLENGATNIKFSEKLEALILDCMAKKCEAA, encoded by the coding sequence ATGGAAGTTAAAAATCTTGAAAATCCTAAGGATTACTTGAGCACTCGCCAAAGCGCGCGTTATCTACAAGTATCACTGGGTACCGTCCAAAAGATGGTTGAGACCGGCGAATTACTTGCTTGGAAAACCCAAGGTGGTCACCGCCGAATCCTAACATCCTCACTAGAGCAACTATTGAAAAGAAGGCGCTTAGGTATACGGCAACGGTGTGGGGCACAATTTTTACTGTTAGCCATCATGAAACGCGAAGCTTCTTTTGAGGGATTTTCAGCCTTAACTGAACATTGGAAATCTGAGGTCAATCTACATATGTCAGCCGATAGTCTAGAGGCTCTCATGCAAGCAGTATCGCTGGCCCCAGATGTGATTTATATAGATGCCCAAATATCACCTGTAGAACAAGTTCACTTAACGAGTTATCTCAGCAAAAATACCCATACTCGCAATATTCCCATATTAGTTGAAGATGGATTTTTAAAATTACACCCTCAAATATTAGATATATCACCAGAAAATAAAGTATTAATGGATTCAGGTACAAACTCAATAAGGGTTGGTAAAAAGCATAAAAACCCATTAATAAGATCATATAAATCAGATTTATTACTTTTGGAAAATGGGGCTACCAATATCAAGTTTAGTGAAAAATTAGAAGCACTAATTCTTGATTGCATGGCTAAGAAATGCGAAGCGGCCTGA
- the pheT gene encoding phenylalanine--tRNA ligase subunit beta yields MQFSESWLRQYVNPDLTTEELSHALTMAGLEVEETRSLAPPFSSVVVAEILEATQHPDADRLRVCKVHAGGEVLQIVCGAPNARVGIKIPCALVGAQLPPSEEGGKPFAIKLGKLRGVESQGMLCSGNELGIPQESDGIMELPADAPVGQNIREYLKLDDTIFVIKLTPNKADCLSVLGVAREVAAITGAKLCAPKIEAQQVNIQETVPVKVESSDLCGRFAGRVIKGVNAKAKTPAWMVRCLEGAGQRSISALVDISNYAMLAIGQPTHVFDLQKLKGGLTVRWGREGEQLELLNGQTVSVAPLSGQSVGVIADEQGLESLAGIMGGNPTSVTLDTQDIYVESAFWWPVAIQGRSRRFNFSTDAAHRFERGVDPAGTVDALEFISGLIREICGGQVGPVNDQVLDLPKRTPVRLRVARAQRVIGVPLTADVIAELFDRIGLKYQREGNEAFVVNPPSYRFDIEIEEDLIEEVARLYGFENIPANPPIAEQRMQGTDEARRDIHSLRHAIAGRAYQEVLNFGFIDADTEEKLAGNQNPIKVLNPIASQLSVMRSNLIGGLVQNLRQNLNRKATRVRLFEVGRVFQRNANAQAGELSIAGYDQPIHVAGLAYGSALPEQWGIPTRAVDFFDVKGDLEALLAPLEFTTRKVDHPALHPGRSAEVVVRYRGKDIVLGFIGELHPRLQQAYDLPAAPVLFEIDWAAIVEIGLPTIATISKFPVVTRDLAVVVKQSVTAAQLLDAMKSSKQVLIKKIELFDEFKPTAGRMGGMAENEKSLAFRITLSDDSVTLQDAQVEPVISSLIEAMSVKCEARIR; encoded by the coding sequence ATGCAATTTTCAGAATCTTGGCTCAGACAGTACGTTAATCCTGATTTAACAACGGAAGAGTTGTCTCATGCTTTGACCATGGCTGGTCTTGAGGTTGAAGAAACTCGTTCATTAGCGCCGCCATTTTCAAGTGTGGTGGTCGCGGAAATTTTAGAAGCTACTCAGCATCCGGACGCTGATCGTTTACGTGTTTGTAAAGTCCATGCGGGTGGTGAGGTGCTACAAATTGTTTGTGGTGCTCCCAATGCACGTGTGGGCATTAAGATACCTTGTGCTTTAGTGGGTGCTCAGTTGCCTCCATCTGAAGAAGGCGGCAAACCTTTTGCTATCAAGTTAGGTAAATTGCGTGGTGTTGAATCTCAAGGCATGCTGTGCTCAGGTAATGAGTTGGGTATTCCTCAGGAATCCGATGGCATCATGGAGTTGCCAGCTGATGCGCCGGTTGGTCAAAATATTCGAGAATACTTAAAACTTGATGACACAATTTTTGTTATCAAGCTAACGCCTAATAAAGCTGATTGCTTATCTGTTTTGGGTGTCGCGCGTGAGGTTGCTGCAATTACAGGCGCTAAATTATGTGCGCCAAAAATAGAAGCTCAACAAGTAAACATTCAAGAAACTGTACCCGTTAAAGTTGAGTCATCTGATTTATGTGGTCGTTTTGCTGGTCGAGTGATTAAAGGCGTTAATGCAAAAGCTAAGACGCCAGCATGGATGGTGCGTTGTTTAGAGGGCGCCGGTCAAAGAAGTATTTCAGCTTTGGTTGATATTTCTAACTACGCTATGTTGGCGATTGGTCAACCAACACATGTATTTGATCTCCAAAAATTAAAAGGCGGATTAACTGTTCGTTGGGGGCGAGAAGGCGAACAATTAGAACTTCTAAATGGGCAAACAGTTTCTGTTGCGCCATTGAGTGGTCAGTCTGTTGGCGTTATTGCCGACGAGCAAGGTCTAGAAAGTCTTGCTGGCATTATGGGTGGTAACCCAACTTCCGTGACATTAGACACACAAGATATTTATGTTGAATCTGCTTTCTGGTGGCCTGTGGCAATCCAAGGGCGTTCACGCCGTTTTAATTTTTCTACAGATGCTGCGCATCGTTTTGAACGCGGTGTCGATCCTGCTGGTACGGTTGATGCGCTTGAATTTATTTCTGGCCTTATCCGTGAAATTTGCGGTGGGCAAGTTGGCCCAGTAAATGATCAAGTATTAGATTTACCAAAACGTACACCTGTACGTTTAAGAGTGGCTAGAGCGCAGCGTGTGATTGGCGTGCCATTAACCGCAGATGTCATTGCGGAACTTTTTGACCGTATTGGTTTGAAATATCAACGTGAAGGTAATGAGGCTTTTGTTGTTAACCCGCCAAGTTATCGTTTTGATATTGAGATTGAAGAAGATTTGATCGAAGAAGTTGCAAGACTTTATGGTTTTGAAAATATTCCAGCTAATCCGCCTATTGCAGAACAACGCATGCAAGGAACGGATGAGGCGCGAAGAGATATTCATAGTCTCCGTCATGCGATCGCAGGAAGAGCTTATCAAGAAGTATTAAATTTTGGTTTTATTGATGCTGATACAGAAGAAAAGCTAGCTGGTAATCAAAATCCTATTAAAGTTCTAAATCCAATTGCTAGTCAGTTGTCAGTAATGCGTAGTAATTTGATTGGTGGTTTGGTGCAGAACTTGCGCCAAAATTTAAATCGTAAAGCGACGCGCGTGCGTTTGTTTGAAGTGGGTCGTGTATTCCAGCGCAATGCCAACGCACAAGCTGGTGAGTTAAGTATTGCTGGGTATGATCAGCCAATTCATGTAGCAGGTTTAGCCTACGGTAGTGCTCTACCTGAGCAGTGGGGGATTCCTACAAGAGCGGTTGACTTCTTTGATGTTAAAGGTGATCTTGAAGCCTTGTTGGCGCCACTGGAATTCACAACGAGAAAAGTTGATCATCCTGCACTTCACCCCGGCCGTAGCGCTGAAGTGGTAGTACGTTATCGCGGTAAGGATATCGTGTTGGGATTTATTGGTGAGTTGCATCCACGTTTGCAACAAGCTTATGATTTACCCGCTGCGCCAGTATTATTTGAAATTGATTGGGCGGCTATTGTTGAAATTGGTTTGCCTACAATTGCGACGATTAGTAAATTCCCAGTTGTAACGCGTGACCTAGCGGTGGTGGTTAAGCAATCGGTAACGGCTGCGCAATTGTTGGATGCGATGAAATCATCCAAACAAGTGCTTATTAAGAAGATTGAATTGTTTGATGAGTTTAAGCCGACAGCTGGTCGTATGGGTGGCATGGCTGAAAATGAGAAAAGTTTAGCTTTCCGCATTACTTTGTCAGATGATTCAGTTACATTACAAGATGCGCAAGTAGAACCAGTGATTTCTAGCCTCATAGAAGCGATGAGCGTAAAATGCGAAGCTAGAATTCGTTAA
- the lpdA gene encoding dihydrolipoyl dehydrogenase — translation MSQNFDVVVIGGGPGGYIAAIRAAQLGFKVACAESNAYDDPKGEPRLGGTCLNVGCIPSKALLATSEEYENIAHHVSDHGITVKDVSVDVKKVIARKDDIVTKMTGGIQFLFRKNKITLLKGHASFAGKGAEGYQIKIDGKDAGTVTAKNVIIATGSKARHLPGMPVDNELICDNEGALKFGATPKKLGVIGAGVIGLELGSVWRRLGAEVTILEALPGFLAACDEGVAKEAQKLFTKQGLKINLGVKIGDVKTTKKGVTVAYTDSTGAAQTLECDRLIVSVGRVPNTDGLNLDAIGLKADERGFIPIDNHTCATSAPGVYAIGDVVRGPMLAHKAEDEGVLVAEVIAGQKPHIDYNCIPWVIYTSPEIAWVGKTEQQLKAEGRAYKPGQFPFAANGRALGMGAADGFVKVLADAQTDEILGVHIIGNAASDLIAEAAVAMEFKAAAEDIGRVCHPHPSLSEVVREAALATDKRALNM, via the coding sequence ATGAGTCAAAATTTTGATGTCGTTGTGATTGGTGGCGGCCCTGGCGGTTACATTGCTGCAATCCGCGCGGCTCAGTTAGGTTTTAAGGTGGCTTGCGCCGAAAGCAATGCTTACGATGATCCTAAGGGTGAGCCACGTTTGGGTGGTACATGTTTGAACGTGGGTTGTATTCCATCGAAGGCATTGTTAGCAACATCTGAAGAGTATGAAAATATCGCGCACCACGTATCTGATCACGGTATTACTGTGAAAGATGTGAGCGTTGATGTTAAGAAGGTCATTGCTCGTAAAGATGACATCGTGACAAAAATGACAGGTGGCATTCAGTTCTTATTCCGTAAGAACAAAATCACATTGTTAAAAGGTCATGCTTCATTTGCTGGTAAAGGCGCTGAAGGTTATCAAATTAAGATTGATGGCAAAGATGCTGGAACTGTAACTGCCAAAAATGTGATTATTGCAACAGGATCTAAAGCCCGTCATTTGCCAGGTATGCCAGTAGATAACGAGCTTATTTGCGATAACGAAGGTGCCTTGAAGTTTGGCGCAACTCCTAAGAAATTAGGCGTGATTGGTGCTGGTGTTATTGGCTTGGAATTGGGTTCTGTTTGGCGTCGCCTTGGTGCTGAGGTAACTATTCTTGAAGCATTGCCAGGTTTCTTGGCTGCTTGTGATGAAGGTGTAGCAAAGGAAGCGCAGAAGCTATTCACTAAGCAGGGTTTGAAGATTAATTTAGGCGTGAAGATTGGCGATGTAAAAACAACGAAGAAGGGCGTAACGGTTGCTTACACAGACAGTACTGGTGCTGCTCAAACTTTGGAGTGTGATCGTTTAATTGTTTCTGTAGGCCGCGTGCCAAATACAGATGGTCTTAATCTTGATGCGATTGGCCTTAAGGCTGATGAGCGTGGCTTTATCCCTATTGATAACCACACATGCGCAACATCAGCTCCTGGCGTTTACGCTATTGGTGATGTGGTTCGCGGACCTATGTTGGCTCATAAAGCTGAAGATGAGGGTGTGTTGGTTGCAGAAGTGATTGCTGGTCAAAAGCCACATATTGATTACAACTGTATTCCTTGGGTTATTTATACATCTCCTGAAATTGCTTGGGTTGGTAAAACTGAGCAACAGTTAAAAGCTGAAGGTCGTGCTTATAAACCAGGCCAATTCCCATTCGCTGCGAATGGTCGTGCTTTAGGTATGGGTGCTGCTGATGGTTTTGTCAAAGTATTGGCTGATGCTCAAACTGATGAAATCTTGGGTGTACATATCATTGGTAATGCCGCTTCTGATTTGATTGCTGAAGCTGCGGTAGCAATGGAGTTTAAGGCTGCAGCTGAAGATATCGGTCGTGTATGCCATCCACACCCAAGTCTTTCTGAAGTTGTGAGAGAGGCAGCATTGGCTACAGATAAACGTGCGTTAAATATGTAA
- the pheS gene encoding phenylalanine--tRNA ligase subunit alpha — protein MVSLDQVVEDAKRDFAGAADSAALEDAKARYLGKSGLLTERLKALGALEPEARKAAGAEINKVKSAVEAALNERREAMANAVLEARLSAEAIDITLPGRGQDVGSLHPVMRTWERVEQIFRSIGFDVADGPEIENDWFNFTALNSPENHPARSMQDTFYVEGVDEKNKPLLLRTHTSPMQVRYASSHVERYAKEAVMPPIKVIAPGRTYRVDSDATHSPMFNQVEGLWIAENVSFADLKGVYTDFLKTFFETDAIDVRFRPSYFPFTEPSAEIDMAFGSGKLAGRWLEISGAGQVHPTVLRNMGLDPERYIGFAFGSGLERLTMLRYGIDDLRLFFENDIRFLSQFPA, from the coding sequence ATGGTTTCACTCGACCAAGTTGTCGAGGATGCCAAGCGGGACTTCGCAGGTGCCGCCGATTCGGCGGCCCTCGAAGACGCCAAGGCACGTTACCTCGGAAAATCCGGATTACTCACAGAGCGTCTTAAAGCGCTAGGTGCGTTAGAGCCTGAGGCTCGTAAAGCTGCCGGTGCAGAAATCAATAAAGTTAAATCAGCTGTAGAGGCTGCGCTAAATGAGCGCCGCGAAGCTATGGCTAATGCTGTTTTAGAAGCTCGTTTAAGTGCGGAAGCCATCGATATTACTTTGCCTGGTAGAGGTCAAGATGTTGGTAGTTTGCATCCAGTAATGCGCACTTGGGAGCGCGTTGAGCAAATTTTCCGTTCGATTGGTTTTGATGTGGCTGATGGTCCTGAAATTGAAAATGATTGGTTCAATTTCACGGCATTAAATAGTCCTGAGAATCATCCGGCTCGCTCGATGCAAGACACTTTCTATGTGGAAGGTGTTGATGAGAAAAATAAACCACTGTTGTTGCGTACGCATACTAGCCCTATGCAAGTTCGTTACGCTAGTTCGCATGTAGAGCGCTATGCTAAAGAAGCAGTAATGCCGCCGATTAAGGTTATTGCGCCAGGGCGCACATACCGTGTGGATAGTGATGCAACGCACTCGCCAATGTTTAATCAGGTGGAAGGTTTGTGGATCGCGGAGAATGTTTCTTTTGCTGATCTAAAAGGGGTATATACAGACTTCCTTAAAACTTTCTTTGAGACAGACGCGATTGATGTTCGTTTCAGACCATCTTATTTCCCATTCACAGAGCCATCTGCAGAAATTGATATGGCTTTTGGTTCTGGCAAATTGGCTGGCCGTTGGTTAGAAATTTCTGGTGCAGGCCAAGTTCACCCAACGGTGTTACGTAACATGGGTTTAGATCCAGAGCGTTATATAGGTTTTGCGTTTGGTTCAGGTTTGGAGCGTTTAACGATGCTACGTTATGGCATCGATGATTTGCGCCTATTCTTTGAAAACGACATTCGTTTCTTGTCTCAATTTCCAGCTTAA
- the odhB gene encoding 2-oxoglutarate dehydrogenase complex dihydrolipoyllysine-residue succinyltransferase, producing MAIVDVKVPQLSESVAEATMLTWKKKAGEAVAQDEILIEIETDKVVLEVPAPSAGVLAEIIVGDGGTVVSDQVIAKIDSAAKAAAAAPAAAPAPATAAPAPAAAPAAPATSAKAMPSAAKLMAENNLSAVAGSGKDGRITKGDVLATLSGTAPVAKAAPAAAPVVSSASGRPEERVPMSRLRARIAERLLQSQQTNAILTTFNEVNMAPVMAMRNKYKDQFEKEHGTKLGFMSFFVKAAVHALKKYPILNASVDGNDIIYHGYFDIGIAVGSPRGLVVPILRDADQMSLADIEKKIAEFGVKARDGKLTLDDLSGGTFSISNGGIFGSMLSTPIINPPQSAILGIHATKDRAVVENGQVVVRPINYLAMSYDHRIIDGREAVLGLVAMKEALEDPARLLLDL from the coding sequence ATGGCTATCGTAGACGTCAAAGTTCCACAGTTATCTGAATCAGTTGCAGAAGCAACAATGTTGACCTGGAAGAAGAAGGCCGGCGAAGCAGTTGCTCAAGATGAAATCTTGATTGAAATCGAAACAGACAAAGTTGTTTTAGAAGTGCCAGCTCCATCAGCAGGTGTATTGGCTGAAATTATTGTTGGTGATGGCGGTACAGTTGTTTCTGATCAAGTGATTGCAAAAATTGATAGCGCTGCTAAAGCTGCGGCCGCGGCTCCTGCTGCTGCACCTGCTCCAGCGACAGCAGCCCCAGCGCCTGCTGCGGCTCCAGCAGCTCCAGCAACAAGTGCAAAGGCAATGCCATCAGCAGCTAAATTAATGGCTGAAAATAATTTATCAGCAGTAGCTGGTTCTGGTAAGGATGGTCGTATTACTAAGGGTGATGTATTGGCAACTTTGTCAGGCACAGCGCCGGTGGCTAAAGCTGCTCCTGCAGCAGCTCCAGTGGTGAGCAGTGCTAGTGGTCGTCCAGAAGAGCGCGTGCCAATGAGCCGTTTGCGCGCACGTATTGCAGAGCGTCTATTGCAATCTCAACAAACGAATGCCATTTTGACAACATTCAATGAAGTCAATATGGCGCCAGTGATGGCGATGCGTAATAAATATAAAGATCAGTTCGAGAAAGAGCATGGTACTAAGTTGGGCTTTATGTCTTTCTTTGTTAAAGCTGCTGTACATGCTTTGAAGAAATATCCGATTTTGAATGCATCTGTTGATGGCAATGACATCATTTATCACGGTTATTTTGATATTGGTATTGCGGTAGGTTCACCACGTGGTTTGGTTGTGCCTATTTTGCGCGATGCTGATCAAATGAGTTTGGCTGATATCGAGAAGAAAATTGCTGAGTTCGGCGTGAAGGCTCGTGATGGTAAGTTGACATTAGATGACCTTTCAGGCGGTACATTCTCAATTTCTAACGGGGGTATTTTCGGCTCAATGTTGTCTACACCGATTATTAATCCGCCACAATCTGCGATTTTAGGTATTCATGCAACGAAAGACCGTGCAGTGGTTGAAAACGGTCAAGTAGTTGTTCGCCCAATTAATTACCTAGCAATGTCTTATGACCACCGCATCATTGATGGTCGTGAAGCTGTATTAGGTTTAGTTGCTATGAAAGAAGCCTTGGAAGATCCAGCGCGTCTTTTATTGGATCTTTAA
- a CDS encoding H-NS family nucleoid-associated regulatory protein, translating to MATYQELLAQKAALEKQILEAQAAEKAEGITKAKAIIEQYGLSASDLFARKGAAGSRGGKVAAKYRNAATGETWTGRGKAPKWIEGKDRTQFAI from the coding sequence ATGGCAACATATCAAGAATTGTTGGCTCAAAAAGCGGCTTTAGAAAAGCAAATTTTAGAAGCTCAGGCTGCTGAAAAGGCAGAGGGCATTACCAAAGCTAAGGCAATTATTGAGCAGTATGGTTTAAGTGCTTCAGATTTATTTGCGCGTAAAGGTGCGGCTGGTTCACGAGGTGGTAAAGTTGCAGCTAAATACCGCAACGCAGCTACAGGTGAAACCTGGACTGGTCGCGGTAAGGCTCCAAAATGGATTGAAGGTAAAGATCGAACTCAATTTGCTATCTAA
- a CDS encoding MerR family transcriptional regulator, whose protein sequence is MEKNGSGMIAGDLLPPIPAKRYFTIGEVGDLCDVKPHVLRYWEQEFNQLKPQKRRGNRRYYQHHEVVLIRRIRELLYEEGFTISGARIRLEEQGGGATVDASDAGSIRADLLAVLHILSS, encoded by the coding sequence ATGGAAAAGAATGGTAGCGGCATGATTGCCGGGGATTTGCTCCCTCCAATTCCAGCGAAACGCTACTTCACGATTGGTGAAGTGGGCGATCTTTGTGACGTCAAACCTCATGTTTTGCGTTATTGGGAGCAGGAATTTAATCAGTTAAAGCCCCAGAAGCGACGCGGTAATAGACGTTATTACCAACATCACGAGGTTGTTTTGATTCGTCGTATTCGTGAGCTTCTCTATGAAGAAGGCTTTACGATTAGTGGCGCAAGAATCAGGTTGGAAGAACAGGGTGGTGGTGCCACGGTGGATGCATCAGATGCTGGCTCCATTAGAGCTGATTTATTAGCTGTCCTTCATATTCTTTCTAGTTAA
- a CDS encoding integration host factor subunit alpha produces the protein MTKVTKSEKRSPEMNETGTITKAELSDALFDQVGLNKREAKDLIDAFFETVGTSLEAGVDVKISGFGNFQLREKSARPGRNPKTGELVPISARRVVTFHASQKLKDKVDPKL, from the coding sequence ATAACAAAAGTAACAAAAAGCGAAAAACGGAGTCCTGAAATGAATGAAACAGGTACGATTACTAAAGCAGAATTATCAGATGCCTTGTTTGACCAAGTTGGGTTGAATAAGCGTGAAGCTAAAGATTTAATTGACGCCTTCTTTGAGACGGTGGGTACTTCTTTAGAGGCTGGTGTTGACGTCAAGATTTCAGGATTTGGGAATTTCCAGTTACGCGAGAAATCAGCAAGGCCTGGTCGCAACCCTAAGACAGGTGAGTTAGTTCCTATTTCAGCTAGACGCGTGGTGACATTCCACGCTAGTCAAAAGCTTAAAGATAAGGTTGATCCTAAGCTCTAA
- a CDS encoding 2-oxoglutarate dehydrogenase E1 component — MMQSYRGSSYLFGGNAPYVEELYEAYLENPASVSDYWREYFDNVQHVPAVDGTTKRDVPHAPVVNAFAERAKQGPIRVINDSADSELGRKRVAVQQLIAAHRNVGTRWADLDPLKRTERPNIPELEPSFYGLGDADMEIVFNTSNTFFGKDNMTLRELLQNLRQTYCGTVGAEFMYITDQKMKRWWQEKLESARSTPSYSPEKKQQILERLTAAEGLERYLHTKYVGQKRFSLEGGESFIASMDETVRAAGLAGVQEIVIGMAHRGRLNVLVNTLGKMPKDLFAEFEHTAPEDLPAGDVKYHQGFSSDVTTPGGPVHLSLAFNPSHLEIVNPVVEGSVRARMDRRGDLTGAQVMPILVHGDAAIAGQGVVQETLAMAEVRGYYTGGTLHIVINNQIGFTTSDPRDLRSTLYCTDILKTIEAPVLHVNGDDPEAVVWATNLAVEYRNTFKKDIAIDIICFRKLGHNEQDTPALTQPLMYKKIAQHPGTRKLYADKLEALNVLPAGGGDEMVKAYRAAMEAGKHTVDPVISNFKGKYAVDWSPFLNKKWTDSADTAIPLTEWKRLAERITKVPEGFKPHNLVDNVLNNRAAMGRGEVNVDWGMGEHMAFASLVASGYPIRLSGEDSGRGTFTHRHAVIHDQNREKWDTGTYIPLQHVADGQAPFTVIDSILSEEAVLGFEYGYAAAEPNTLTIWEAQFGDFVNGAQVVIDQFIASGEVKWGRANGLVMMLPHGYEGQGPEHSSARPERFMQLCADMNMQVVQPTTASQIFHLLRRQMIRQFRKPLIIMTPKSLLRNKDATSPITEFTKGEFRTVIGELDDKIDAKKVTRLVACSGKVYYDLVKAREAKKADDVALIRVEQLYPFPHKAFAAELKKYPKLAEIVWCQDEPQNQGAWFFVQHNIHENMTDGQKLGYAGRPASASPACGYAHLHQDQQKALVDAAFAKLKGFVLTK, encoded by the coding sequence ATGATGCAGTCCTACAGAGGTAGTTCTTATCTCTTCGGCGGTAACGCCCCTTACGTAGAAGAACTCTACGAAGCCTATCTTGAAAATCCAGCTTCTGTTTCTGATTATTGGCGAGAGTATTTCGACAATGTTCAGCACGTTCCTGCTGTAGATGGAACAACTAAGCGTGACGTGCCGCATGCGCCTGTCGTTAACGCTTTTGCTGAAAGAGCTAAGCAAGGTCCTATTAGAGTTATTAATGACTCAGCAGATTCTGAATTGGGTCGTAAGCGCGTGGCTGTTCAGCAATTGATTGCTGCTCACCGTAACGTCGGTACACGTTGGGCTGATTTAGACCCACTAAAGCGCACAGAGCGCCCGAATATTCCTGAGCTTGAGCCGTCTTTCTATGGCTTAGGCGATGCAGATATGGAGATTGTGTTCAATACAAGTAACACTTTCTTTGGCAAAGACAATATGACATTGCGTGAGTTGCTACAAAACTTGCGCCAGACTTATTGCGGCACAGTTGGTGCTGAGTTCATGTATATCACTGATCAAAAGATGAAACGTTGGTGGCAGGAGAAATTGGAGTCTGCCCGTTCAACACCGTCTTACAGTCCAGAAAAGAAACAACAGATTCTTGAGCGCTTAACAGCAGCTGAAGGTTTAGAGCGTTATTTGCATACTAAATATGTGGGGCAAAAACGTTTCTCATTGGAGGGCGGTGAAAGCTTTATCGCTTCTATGGATGAAACTGTTCGTGCTGCTGGTCTTGCTGGTGTACAAGAGATTGTTATTGGTATGGCTCACCGTGGCCGTTTAAATGTGTTGGTGAATACTTTAGGCAAGATGCCTAAAGATTTGTTCGCTGAGTTTGAACATACAGCGCCAGAAGATTTACCAGCGGGTGACGTGAAGTATCACCAAGGTTTCTCAAGTGACGTAACAACGCCAGGTGGTCCAGTTCACTTATCGTTAGCATTTAACCCATCTCATTTAGAGATTGTGAACCCGGTGGTGGAAGGTTCTGTGCGCGCACGTATGGATCGCCGCGGTGATTTGACTGGTGCACAAGTGATGCCGATTTTGGTGCACGGTGATGCTGCGATTGCCGGTCAAGGTGTGGTTCAAGAAACTTTGGCGATGGCTGAAGTTCGCGGTTATTACACAGGCGGCACATTGCACATCGTGATTAATAACCAGATCGGTTTTACAACTTCTGATCCGCGTGACTTACGTTCAACGCTTTACTGTACTGATATTTTAAAGACGATTGAAGCGCCTGTATTGCACGTTAATGGCGATGATCCTGAGGCGGTAGTGTGGGCGACCAACTTGGCAGTTGAGTATCGCAATACATTTAAGAAAGATATCGCGATTGATATCATCTGTTTCCGTAAATTGGGACACAACGAACAAGATACGCCTGCATTAACGCAGCCGTTGATGTACAAAAAGATTGCTCAACATCCTGGTACTCGCAAGTTGTACGCGGACAAGTTAGAAGCTTTAAATGTATTGCCTGCTGGTGGTGGTGATGAGATGGTGAAAGCCTATCGTGCTGCTATGGAAGCAGGTAAGCACACAGTTGATCCAGTGATTTCTAATTTCAAAGGTAAATATGCCGTTGATTGGAGTCCATTCCTTAATAAGAAGTGGACCGACTCTGCTGATACAGCGATTCCTCTAACAGAGTGGAAGCGTTTGGCTGAGCGTATTACAAAAGTACCAGAAGGCTTCAAGCCTCATAACCTAGTAGATAACGTTTTGAATAATCGTGCGGCTATGGGTCGTGGCGAAGTAAATGTTGACTGGGGTATGGGTGAGCATATGGCTTTTGCCTCTTTGGTGGCCAGTGGTTATCCAATTCGCTTATCAGGTGAAGATTCAGGTCGTGGCACCTTTACACACCGCCACGCTGTGATTCATGATCAAAACCGTGAGAAGTGGGATACAGGTACTTATATTCCATTGCAGCACGTTGCGGATGGTCAAGCGCCATTTACGGTGATTGACTCTATCTTGTCTGAAGAGGCTGTTCTTGGTTTTGAATATGGTTACGCTGCAGCTGAACCAAATACATTAACTATTTGGGAAGCTCAATTCGGTGACTTTGTGAACGGTGCTCAAGTGGTGATTGACCAGTTTATCGCCTCTGGTGAAGTGAAATGGGGTCGTGCCAATGGTCTTGTGATGATGTTGCCTCATGGTTATGAGGGTCAAGGTCCTGAGCACTCATCAGCTCGCCCTGAGCGTTTCATGCAGCTATGCGCTGATATGAATATGCAAGTGGTTCAACCAACGACTGCATCGCAAATTTTCCATTTGTTGCGTCGTCAAATGATTCGTCAGTTCCGTAAGCCTTTGATCATCATGACGCCTAAATCTTTATTAAGAAATAAAGATGCAACATCTCCAATTACGGAGTTCACAAAAGGTGAGTTCCGCACAGTGATTGGTGAGTTAGATGACAAGATTGATGCGAAAAAAGTAACGCGTCTTGTGGCTTGCTCAGGCAAAGTTTACTACGATTTAGTGAAAGCTCGTGAGGCGAAAAAGGCTGATGATGTGGCCTTGATTCGTGTGGAACAGTTATATCCATTCCCACACAAAGCTTTTGCTGCTGAATTGAAGAAATATCCAAAGTTAGCTGAAATTGTTTGGTGTCAAGATGAGCCACAAAATCAGGGTGCTTGGTTCTTTGTGCAACATAACATTCATGAAAATATGACTGATGGTCAGAAGTTGGGTTATGCAGGTCGTCCAGCGTCTGCATCCCCAGCATGTGGTTATGCGCATTTGCACCAAGATCAACAAAAAGCTCTCGTGGATGCCGCATTTGCAAAGCTTAAAGGCTTTGTATTAACTAAATAA